The following are encoded together in the Streptomyces tsukubensis genome:
- a CDS encoding FGGY family carbohydrate kinase, with product MSTVLAIDQGTSGTKAVVVDEHGATIALAEVELRPSYLPGGGVEQDPHALLDSVLTAGRAALARAGRPVDAVALANQGETVLAWDPRTGAPLSPAIVWQDRRAQPVCARLKEHAPWVTARTGLVLDPYFSAPKMAWLRSDVTTEGVVTTVDTWLVHRLTGEYVTDAATASRSLLMDLDSLTWDPELTALFGLGDERLPRIVDCAETVGTTTAFGRPIPVTGLVTDQQAALFAEGCLESATAKCTYGTGAFLLANTGNTAPRSAAGLTTSVAWRTQHSTRYCVDGQVYTAASAVRWLQNLGLIASASQLDTVAARESDGTLCVPALAGLAAPWWRGDATATFAGMTLSTGREHLVLAVLQGIAAQVATVCGLVGDDLGAPLTRLRADGGLTRSRTLMQAQADIAQLPVDIYPSAHATALGAAALARLSLDPALSPREALGHWEPVSVYEPAWSADRAAHFRRTWETAAEAAPRKGELA from the coding sequence ATGAGTACCGTCCTCGCCATCGACCAGGGAACCTCCGGCACGAAAGCGGTCGTCGTCGACGAGCACGGCGCGACGATCGCCCTCGCCGAAGTCGAACTGCGTCCCTCCTACCTGCCCGGAGGCGGAGTCGAGCAGGATCCGCACGCGCTGCTCGACTCCGTCCTCACCGCGGGACGCGCCGCCCTCGCTCGGGCAGGGCGCCCCGTCGACGCGGTCGCACTCGCCAACCAGGGCGAGACCGTCCTGGCCTGGGATCCGCGCACCGGCGCCCCGCTGTCCCCGGCGATCGTCTGGCAGGACCGCCGTGCCCAGCCCGTCTGCGCGAGACTGAAAGAACACGCCCCCTGGGTCACCGCACGCACAGGACTCGTCCTCGACCCCTACTTCTCCGCTCCGAAGATGGCGTGGCTGCGCAGTGACGTCACCACAGAAGGTGTGGTCACCACGGTGGACACCTGGCTCGTCCACCGACTGACAGGCGAGTACGTCACCGACGCCGCCACCGCGAGCCGTTCACTGCTCATGGACCTCGACTCGCTCACCTGGGACCCCGAGCTGACCGCGCTGTTCGGTCTCGGCGACGAACGACTGCCACGGATCGTCGACTGCGCCGAGACGGTGGGCACCACCACGGCTTTCGGGCGCCCCATACCGGTCACCGGACTGGTCACCGACCAGCAGGCCGCGCTCTTCGCCGAGGGATGCCTGGAGAGCGCCACCGCCAAGTGCACCTATGGAACGGGCGCGTTCCTGCTGGCCAACACCGGGAACACCGCCCCGCGGTCGGCGGCAGGGCTCACCACCTCGGTCGCCTGGCGTACCCAGCACTCCACGCGGTACTGCGTCGACGGCCAGGTGTACACCGCGGCCTCCGCCGTCCGCTGGCTGCAGAACCTCGGCCTCATCGCGTCGGCGAGCCAACTCGACACCGTGGCGGCGCGCGAGAGCGACGGAACCCTGTGCGTTCCCGCCCTCGCGGGGCTCGCCGCCCCCTGGTGGCGGGGGGACGCCACCGCCACCTTCGCGGGGATGACCCTGTCCACCGGCAGGGAACACCTCGTACTCGCCGTACTGCAGGGCATCGCCGCCCAGGTCGCCACCGTGTGCGGCCTGGTCGGGGACGACCTCGGCGCACCGCTGACCCGCTTGCGCGCCGACGGCGGACTGACCCGCAGCAGAACCCTCATGCAGGCCCAGGCCGACATCGCGCAGCTGCCCGTGGACATCTACCCCTCAGCCCACGCCACCGCCCTCGGCGCGGCGGCGCTGGCCAGGCTCTCCCTCGACCCCGCGCTCAGCCCCCGTGAGGCGCTCGGTCACTGGGAACCGGTGTCCGTGTACGAACCCGCCTGGTCCGCCGACCGGGCGGCGCACTTCCGCAGGACATGGGAGACGGCCGCCGAGGCCGCTCCCCGCAAGGGAGAACTCGCATGA
- a CDS encoding NAD(P)/FAD-dependent oxidoreductase, giving the protein MTDHPPQAPSPGEPSAPDAPLPPVHDVVVIGAGIVGSAIARELAGHHLSVALVEARDDVGDGTSKANTAILHTGFDATPGTLESRLVRRGYHLLSAYAQATGIPVEHTGALLVAWNDEELAALPALQEKAARNGYDQCGLIGADEVYTRVPSLGAGALGGLTVPGESIICTWTTNLALATDARRRGVPVLLNHAVTAVSVEAETTTVTTTGGTLRARWVVNAAGLGADRVDALFGHDRFTVTPRRGELLVFDKLARPLTDRILLPVPTSRGKGVLISPTIYGNIMLGPTSQDLTDRTATGTTEDGFAFLLEKGERLMPRLLTEEVTASYAGLRAAIDHGDYLIEPTPGRRYLLVGGIRSTGLTAGLAIAEHVRDLLEEAGLGLTPRTDLPPPPVMPNLGEATVRPYQDADRIAADPAYGKVVCFCERVTSGEIRDAFATPLPARNLEGLRRRTRAMNGRCQGFFCGAAVHQYLTEHGCAGSPDARPGPR; this is encoded by the coding sequence ATGACCGACCATCCGCCGCAGGCACCGAGCCCCGGCGAGCCCTCCGCCCCCGACGCGCCCCTACCCCCGGTCCACGACGTGGTGGTGATCGGCGCGGGCATCGTCGGCTCTGCCATCGCCCGCGAACTGGCAGGACACCACCTCTCGGTCGCACTCGTCGAGGCACGCGACGACGTCGGCGACGGCACCAGCAAGGCCAACACCGCGATCCTGCACACCGGATTCGACGCGACCCCCGGCACCCTGGAGTCCCGCCTCGTACGGCGCGGCTACCACTTGCTGTCCGCGTACGCGCAGGCGACAGGCATCCCGGTCGAGCACACCGGAGCACTCCTCGTCGCGTGGAACGACGAGGAACTCGCGGCCCTGCCCGCCCTCCAGGAGAAGGCCGCACGCAACGGCTACGACCAGTGCGGGCTCATCGGCGCGGACGAGGTCTACACGCGGGTGCCCTCCCTCGGAGCCGGGGCCCTCGGCGGTCTCACCGTCCCCGGCGAGTCGATCATCTGCACCTGGACCACCAACCTCGCCCTGGCCACCGACGCACGGCGGCGAGGCGTCCCCGTCCTCCTCAACCACGCGGTGACCGCCGTTTCGGTGGAGGCCGAGACCACCACGGTGACCACCACCGGCGGTACGTTGCGGGCCCGTTGGGTCGTCAACGCGGCGGGGCTCGGCGCCGACCGTGTCGACGCGCTCTTCGGCCACGACCGCTTCACCGTCACCCCGCGCCGAGGTGAACTCCTCGTCTTCGACAAGCTCGCCCGCCCGCTGACCGACAGGATCCTCCTGCCCGTACCCACCTCCCGAGGCAAGGGGGTGCTCATCTCGCCGACCATCTACGGCAACATCATGCTCGGCCCCACCTCCCAGGACCTCACCGACCGCACGGCGACCGGCACCACGGAGGACGGCTTCGCCTTCCTGCTGGAGAAGGGCGAGCGCCTCATGCCCCGCCTGCTCACCGAGGAGGTGACCGCGTCCTACGCGGGACTCAGGGCCGCCATCGACCACGGCGACTACCTCATCGAGCCCACGCCCGGCCGGCGTTACCTTCTGGTCGGCGGGATCCGCTCGACCGGGCTCACCGCCGGGCTCGCCATCGCGGAACACGTCCGCGATCTCCTCGAAGAGGCGGGCCTCGGCCTCACTCCCCGTACCGACCTTCCTCCGCCGCCCGTCATGCCCAACCTCGGTGAGGCGACCGTGCGCCCCTACCAGGACGCCGACCGTATCGCCGCGGACCCCGCGTACGGCAAGGTCGTCTGTTTCTGCGAACGCGTCACCTCGGGTGAGATCCGCGACGCGTTCGCCACCCCACTGCCCGCCAGGAACCTCGAAGGACTGCGCCGCCGCACCCGCGCCATGAACGGCCGCTGCCAGGGGTTCTTCTGCGGCGCCGCCGTCCACCAGTACCTGACAGAACACGGCTGTGCCGGATCCCCCGACGCGCGCCCCGGCCCGAGGTGA
- a CDS encoding DeoR/GlpR family DNA-binding transcription regulator → MLPTERHRRISTAVERSGTISTEELAERLAVSAETVRRDLAQMERQGLLVRVRGGAATSAAVPGLSGEEAPFTERSASSPRAKTAIGRAAAELIRPGMTVVIDVGTTALQVARALPYEFRGTVVSPSLLVAAEISTRPHAEVLIPGGRLRSGDQVLSGALTVEFFTGLYADLAFLGSGGIDATAGVTDFHHEENATKRAILARAALCYVLADGDKYGRVAPHRVCGFADCAGLIADRAPDAALVEAVESAGGVVITA, encoded by the coding sequence ATGCTCCCAACGGAACGCCACCGCCGTATCTCCACCGCAGTGGAGCGGAGCGGCACCATCAGCACGGAAGAGCTGGCCGAACGGCTCGCTGTCTCGGCCGAGACCGTGCGCCGCGACCTGGCGCAGATGGAGCGGCAGGGGCTGCTCGTCCGAGTACGCGGCGGCGCCGCCACCTCGGCGGCGGTCCCCGGGCTCAGCGGCGAGGAGGCACCCTTCACCGAGCGGTCCGCGTCGAGCCCCCGGGCCAAGACCGCGATCGGCCGGGCGGCGGCCGAGCTGATCCGCCCCGGCATGACCGTCGTGATCGACGTGGGCACGACCGCCCTCCAGGTGGCACGCGCCCTCCCGTACGAGTTCCGAGGGACGGTCGTGAGCCCCTCGCTCCTCGTGGCCGCCGAGATCTCCACCCGCCCGCACGCCGAGGTGCTCATCCCCGGCGGCCGTCTCCGCAGCGGCGATCAAGTGCTCTCCGGCGCCCTGACCGTGGAGTTCTTCACCGGCCTCTACGCCGACCTGGCCTTCCTCGGCTCCGGTGGCATCGACGCCACCGCCGGCGTCACCGACTTCCACCACGAGGAGAACGCGACCAAGAGAGCGATCCTCGCCAGGGCCGCGCTCTGTTACGTCCTCGCCGACGGCGACAAATACGGCCGCGTGGCCCCGCACCGCGTCTGCGGATTCGCGGACTGCGCCGGCCTCATCGCCGACCGGGCCCCCGACGCGGCACTCGTCGAGGCCGTCGAGAGCGCGGGAGGTGTGGTGATCACGGCCTGA